ATTTTCATAGTAATCTATATACTCCAATTTATCATTGTCACTATTGTATACAATTTTTAAATTCTTAAAGGGATTACTTCCTTCAAATTTAAAGCTATATAACCCATTTTGCAACTTATGTTCTACCAATTTTAATCCCCTTGTAAAAGGTACCTTCATTATTATTTCTTGTAATATTTTTTCTTCTGAATAAGGATTAGCTTCTGAATAGGCACTTGATAAATTTAAAAATAATATCAAGGCAATCAATCCTGCTAAACAAAATTTTTTAACCATACATAGACCTCCTTGAAAATATTCCCATATATACTATTCTATGTATGGTTAAAAATTCCTGCTTATATAACAAAAAAATCCGGATAACCCGGATTTTTAAACTGCTATTACTTCCCTCACTTCAGGAATTTCTTCTTTGATAGCCCTTTCAATGCCTTCTTTCAGCGTCAACGTAGCAAAAGGGCATCCTCCACAAGCACCTGTCAGCCTTACCTTTACAATTCCATCCTCTGTAACGTCAATAAGTTCCACATTTCCTCCGTCTGCTTGAAGAGATGGTCTTAGAAGCTCTAATACTTCTTCTACTCTTTCTCTCATAGCCTATCCTCCTTCCTGACACAATTATTATACCACAAAAATCAATGGAAATCTATTTTTTGAGTTTTCGACTTATAATTTCTGCAACTTTTTCTAAAAATCTTTTGTCTTCTTCATCAAAAGCAGCTAAATCATCGCTGTCAATATCTATTTCTCCTATTATGTCGCCATTAACCCATATTGGCACTACAATTTCCGATTTCGTCTCAAGACTACAAGCCAAATAATTATCTTCTTTTGTTACATCATCTACAATTATAGTATTTTTTTCTGCAACAGCTCTTCCACAAACCCCCTGTCCTACTTTAATTTTCACATGTTCTGTAGGTCTACCAATATAAGGTCCTATTACTAACTCTCCATCCTTCATGAAATAAAAACCTGTCCAATTATAGTAAGGAACATTGTCTGCTAATATCTTAACAACTTCACCATAAAATTCATCCATATCATCAATTTCTCTTGCCTTTTGGTCAATCCTAACTAATAAGTCATCAAAAACTTTTCTTTTTTCCATCTTTTCAGCTCCTCTGTAAAAAATTTATCAATATAATTTTACCATTAAAATGTTATAAAATAAAGTAGTTCCCTTTTAGATTTATCAATAGTTAAAGATTAATTCAATTTGCCTTAAATAAGAAAACTGCCTCAAAGGCAGTTTAATTGTAAAATTGTTTATTGGGGTCATTTAAAACCCTTCTAATCATCCAGTATGCCAATATCAAAATAAAAGGTGTTACTAACTGAGTTAAAGTAAAAAATCCTATTCCCCATTTTTCATTTAAATATACAGGCCATATTAAAGGATTGTCCCTTACGGTTTCTTCAATTAAACCTCTCATTAATTGATAATAAAATATAAAAGACCAAAATTGATATCCATCAGGCATGTGCTTTTTTTGTATATAAAAATATCTTATGAGAAGTATTACTCCCATAGCAACTCCTACTAATTGCGCAGGCCATCTCCCAAAGGCAAACTCAGTCGGCCTTCCTAATACTTCTTGGTTAAATATATTTCCTATTCTGACTAATATATTACCAATTGAAAGTCCTAAAACTGCGAAATCCTCTAGAGGATTTATCCTCACACCTTTTTTACGACAATAATAAAGCCCTGCTAAAAAACCACCTAAAACTGCACCATGCCATGAAAGTCCACCTTCATAAATCTTTAACACTTGAATAGGATT
The sequence above is a segment of the Thermoanaerobacter ethanolicus JW 200 genome. Coding sequences within it:
- a CDS encoding NifU family protein — its product is MRERVEEVLELLRPSLQADGGNVELIDVTEDGIVKVRLTGACGGCPFATLTLKEGIERAIKEEIPEVREVIAV
- a CDS encoding GAF domain-containing protein — protein: MEKRKVFDDLLVRIDQKAREIDDMDEFYGEVVKILADNVPYYNWTGFYFMKDGELVIGPYIGRPTEHVKIKVGQGVCGRAVAEKNTIIVDDVTKEDNYLACSLETKSEIVVPIWVNGDIIGEIDIDSDDLAAFDEEDKRFLEKVAEIISRKLKK
- a CDS encoding prolipoprotein diacylglyceryl transferase, with translation MYIPTISPYAFKIGPIAVHWYGIFMAISIAIGGYYLYKEAMKLNYDEDFLLNLLMIVVISGVIGARLMFVLANYPEWFIKNPIQVLKIYEGGLSWHGAVLGGFLAGLYYCRKKGVRINPLEDFAVLGLSIGNILVRIGNIFNQEVLGRPTEFAFGRWPAQLVGVAMGVILLIRYFYIQKKHMPDGYQFWSFIFYYQLMRGLIEETVRDNPLIWPVYLNEKWGIGFFTLTQLVTPFILILAYWMIRRVLNDPNKQFYN